A window of Psychroflexus sp. ALD_RP9 contains these coding sequences:
- a CDS encoding ATP-dependent helicase, whose amino-acid sequence MQDYIDQLNEAQREAVLQKDGPMIVIAGAGSGKTRVLTFRIAHLMHQGVDAFNILALTFTNKAAREMKNRIAQIVGSNEAKNLWMGTFHSVFAKILRIEGDKLGYPSNFTIYDSNDSQQLMRSIIKEMNLDKDIYKYKQILSRISSFKNSLITVKAYRNDYDLQEADAMAKRPRMGDIYQEYVERCFKAGAMDFDDLLLRTNELLTRFPDVLAKYQQRFKYILVDEYQDTNHSQYLIVRALSDRFQNICVVGDDAQSIYAFRGANINNILNFQRDYDEVKSFRLEQNYRSTKNIVQAANSVIDKNKTKLEKVVWTENEPGSKIHVNRLMNDAEEGRFVASSIFEKRMQNQSKNGDFAVLYRTNAQSRAIEDALRRKDIPYRIYGGLSFYQRKEIKDVLAYLRIIVNPKDEEALKRVINYPTRGIGQTTMDKLTLAANHYKRSIFEIIEHIDKLDLKINKGTKTKLVNFINMIKSFQISAKQEDAFYMTELVAKKSGLLQEFKKDGTPEGIARLENIEELINGVQDFVEGQKELVDATGSLTEFLEDVALATDMDKDIGDEDRVALMTIHLAKGLEFPYVYIVGLEEDLFPSAMSMNTRSELEEERRLFYVALTRAEKEAYLTYVISRYRWGKLIDAEPSRFIEEIDESFLDFMVPKDDYKFKSFIDRDIFDDDVDKSKLRQEKPKKATPPPSHKPTEQQLRKLRKLKPEGKTISKPAKPVNLKAGDLVEHERFGQGTVIEVNGAGLDAKASINFNSSGVKNLILKFAKLKKL is encoded by the coding sequence TTGCAAGACTATATTGATCAATTAAATGAAGCCCAGCGAGAAGCTGTTTTACAAAAAGACGGTCCAATGATTGTAATTGCTGGTGCTGGTTCAGGTAAAACACGTGTTTTAACCTTTCGCATAGCACATTTGATGCATCAAGGTGTTGATGCTTTTAATATTTTGGCTTTAACTTTTACCAATAAAGCGGCTCGAGAAATGAAAAATCGTATTGCCCAAATTGTTGGAAGCAATGAAGCCAAAAATCTCTGGATGGGAACCTTTCATTCTGTTTTTGCTAAAATATTGCGCATTGAAGGTGATAAACTAGGCTATCCTTCAAACTTTACGATATATGATTCTAACGATTCTCAGCAATTAATGCGGAGCATTATTAAAGAAATGAATCTGGATAAAGATATCTATAAATATAAACAAATTTTATCTCGTATCTCATCCTTTAAAAATAGCTTAATTACAGTTAAGGCTTATCGTAATGATTACGATCTTCAAGAAGCTGATGCAATGGCTAAGCGCCCAAGAATGGGTGATATATATCAAGAGTATGTTGAGCGTTGTTTTAAAGCAGGCGCAATGGATTTTGATGATTTATTATTAAGGACCAACGAACTGTTAACAAGATTTCCGGATGTTTTGGCTAAGTACCAACAGCGCTTTAAATATATATTGGTAGATGAGTATCAAGATACCAATCATTCCCAATATTTAATTGTAAGAGCCTTAAGCGATCGCTTCCAAAATATTTGTGTTGTTGGTGATGATGCCCAAAGTATTTATGCCTTTAGAGGCGCAAACATCAATAATATTTTAAACTTTCAACGTGATTATGATGAGGTTAAGTCATTTCGTTTAGAGCAAAACTATCGGTCGACTAAAAATATAGTTCAAGCAGCCAATTCTGTAATTGATAAAAATAAAACTAAGCTTGAAAAAGTTGTTTGGACAGAAAATGAACCTGGATCGAAAATTCATGTCAATCGCTTAATGAACGATGCTGAAGAAGGCCGTTTTGTGGCTAGTTCTATTTTTGAAAAACGTATGCAAAATCAGTCTAAAAATGGTGATTTTGCTGTGCTTTACAGAACAAACGCTCAGAGTCGTGCTATTGAAGACGCTCTGAGAAGAAAAGATATTCCTTATCGAATTTATGGCGGCTTGTCATTTTATCAACGGAAAGAAATTAAAGATGTTTTAGCTTACTTAAGAATAATTGTTAATCCTAAAGATGAAGAAGCTTTAAAGCGAGTTATTAATTATCCAACACGTGGTATTGGTCAAACAACGATGGATAAACTTACGCTTGCAGCTAACCATTATAAACGAAGTATCTTCGAAATTATAGAGCATATTGACAAACTCGATTTAAAAATAAACAAAGGAACCAAAACAAAGCTTGTCAATTTTATAAATATGATTAAAAGCTTTCAAATTTCAGCTAAGCAGGAAGATGCTTTTTATATGACTGAATTGGTAGCAAAAAAATCAGGTTTACTTCAAGAATTTAAAAAAGATGGCACACCCGAAGGTATTGCTAGATTAGAAAATATAGAGGAATTGATTAATGGTGTGCAAGACTTTGTCGAAGGACAAAAAGAATTAGTTGATGCCACAGGTTCGCTGACTGAATTTTTAGAAGATGTTGCCTTAGCAACCGATATGGATAAAGATATTGGCGATGAAGATCGAGTTGCTTTAATGACGATACACTTAGCTAAAGGTTTAGAGTTTCCATATGTCTATATTGTTGGTCTTGAAGAAGATTTATTTCCTTCGGCTATGAGTATGAATACGAGGAGCGAACTCGAAGAAGAACGCCGATTGTTTTATGTTGCCCTAACTCGTGCTGAAAAAGAAGCTTATTTAACCTATGTGATTTCACGTTATCGATGGGGAAAATTAATAGATGCAGAGCCAAGTCGTTTCATTGAAGAAATTGATGAAAGTTTTTTAGATTTTATGGTGCCTAAAGACGATTATAAATTTAAATCTTTTATTGATCGTGATATTTTTGATGATGATGTAGATAAGTCTAAATTAAGACAAGAAAAACCAAAAAAGGCTACACCACCGCCAAGTCATAAACCAACCGAACAGCAGCTTCGTAAGCTTAGAAAGTTGAAACCAGAAGGCAAAACAATCTCAAAACCAGCGAAACCAGTTAATTTAAAAGCCGGTGATTTAGTTGAACACGAGCGTTTTGGTCAAGGTACTGTGATTGAAGTTAATGGTGCAGGACTTGATGCTAAGGCTTCAATTAATTTTAATTCTAGTGGTGTTAAAAACCTCATTTTAAAATTTGCTAAACTTAAAAAATTATAA
- the folP gene encoding dihydropteroate synthase — protein MTSINCKGELIDLSKPKVMGILNLTPDSFYDGGKFKNEIQVIKQVKKMLIEGATFVDLGAYSSKPGAVDISVEEELNRLIPVLKLLRKEFPEVIFSIDTFRSQVADAALNEGAAIINDISGGNLDLKMYEVVAKYQVPYVMMHMKGTPQNMKSLATYDDLLIEMRHYFSANVAKAQNAGIHDIILDPGFGFAKDIDQNFELLSKLELLQIQGLPLLVGLSRKSMIYKVLNISAKEALNGTTALNMIALQKGAKILRVHDVKEAKETIDLYNRLTSLDEV, from the coding sequence ATGACTTCAATAAATTGTAAAGGTGAATTAATTGATTTATCAAAACCTAAGGTTATGGGTATATTGAATTTAACGCCAGATTCATTTTATGATGGTGGTAAATTCAAAAACGAAATTCAAGTTATTAAGCAAGTAAAAAAAATGCTAATTGAAGGCGCTACTTTTGTAGATTTAGGCGCTTACAGTTCAAAACCTGGTGCTGTTGATATTTCAGTAGAAGAGGAGTTAAACCGACTTATTCCTGTTTTAAAACTTCTTAGAAAAGAATTTCCTGAAGTAATATTTTCTATTGATACGTTTCGATCTCAAGTGGCAGATGCTGCTTTAAATGAAGGCGCCGCTATAATTAATGATATCTCAGGAGGAAATCTCGACTTGAAAATGTATGAAGTTGTGGCTAAATATCAAGTACCATACGTGATGATGCATATGAAGGGAACACCACAAAACATGAAATCTTTAGCAACTTATGATGATTTACTGATTGAAATGCGTCATTATTTCTCTGCTAATGTAGCTAAAGCTCAAAACGCTGGTATTCATGATATTATATTAGATCCAGGTTTTGGATTTGCTAAAGACATTGATCAGAACTTTGAGTTGTTAAGCAAACTTGAATTATTACAAATACAAGGTTTACCTCTGTTGGTAGGATTGTCTCGCAAATCAATGATTTATAAAGTGTTAAATATTTCTGCAAAAGAAGCTTTAAACGGGACAACAGCTCTTAATATGATTGCTTTACAAAAAGGAGCAAAAATTTTAAGAGTTCACGATGTTAAAGAAGCTAAAGAAACCATAGATTTATACAATAGATTAACGTCACTGGATGAAGTTTGA
- a CDS encoding M1 family metallopeptidase yields MKSILVLLNLFITSILTAQHQPNLDVKRIKAEVTINDTLRRISAEVSIYFHIKSAVDSVFFDAQNFKSVNSNQFKFSYNSEKIIFYHHFKPNKSYKIDVSYQAKPKQTLYFTGKLGDTEFPLQIWTQGQGKYTSHWLPSLDDMRDKIEFDLTYTLPSQYKLVSNGNLKRKSKNVNLTTWEFDMQKPMSSYLVAFAAGNFVEETQNSNSGISIYNYLPAQDSLDFKSTFIYTQDIFNFLEQKIGVSYPWQNYKQIGVRDFLYAGMENTSCTIFSDEFITDSIAKNDSDFVNVEAHELAHQWFGNLVTETSAKHHWLHEGFATYFSYLAQEHLFGTPYFEHQLFSTAESLKLRSDQGKGQRLFNPNANSLTFYEKGAWALHALRNRVGDKVFFEAISQYLVNNAYKSVETDDFLAEVQSLTQVNLAQFKQDWLLQKSFPAEEAQLILTKSSFIEQLFELKALRGLPVSEKQKQLKEALLSKHIDYFGPEVALQLTSDKNLINNELLQLALETKHLKTRQVLIKNISKIPRQLQLSFEELLKDESYITREHALLKLWLNFPKKRSFYLKQTKGQDGNIHLNMKLLHLMLSALNNPDNAYQPVRGLVNYTVPEMPYQIKRQAFVYLFQLNYFDEESLVNLSEDLNHPVWRYRTFVKQLFSEIIKDKTIKASINQLMNNGKIKNVSKLKDLLKK; encoded by the coding sequence ATGAAATCTATTTTAGTTTTATTAAATTTATTTATAACATCAATTTTAACAGCACAACATCAACCAAATTTAGATGTTAAAAGGATTAAAGCTGAAGTTACCATAAATGATACTTTACGACGTATTTCAGCAGAAGTCTCAATTTATTTTCATATCAAGTCAGCAGTTGACTCAGTGTTTTTTGATGCTCAAAATTTTAAGTCTGTCAATTCAAATCAATTCAAATTCAGCTATAATTCCGAAAAAATAATTTTCTATCACCATTTTAAACCAAATAAAAGTTATAAAATTGATGTAAGTTATCAAGCTAAACCAAAACAAACACTTTATTTTACTGGTAAATTAGGAGATACTGAATTTCCACTTCAAATTTGGACGCAAGGTCAAGGTAAGTACACTTCACATTGGTTGCCAAGTTTAGATGATATGCGTGATAAAATTGAATTTGATTTAACTTACACCTTGCCAAGTCAATATAAATTGGTTTCTAATGGAAATCTAAAACGAAAGTCTAAAAACGTTAATTTAACAACTTGGGAGTTTGATATGCAAAAGCCTATGAGCAGTTATTTGGTTGCTTTTGCAGCTGGAAATTTCGTTGAAGAAACCCAAAACTCAAATAGCGGAATTTCTATATACAATTATTTACCTGCTCAAGATTCACTTGATTTTAAGTCAACATTTATATACACACAGGATATATTTAATTTTTTAGAGCAGAAAATAGGTGTAAGCTATCCTTGGCAAAATTATAAGCAAATTGGTGTTCGTGATTTTTTATATGCAGGTATGGAAAATACAAGCTGTACCATCTTTTCAGATGAATTTATCACTGACTCAATTGCAAAAAATGATTCAGATTTCGTTAATGTAGAAGCACATGAATTAGCGCATCAATGGTTTGGGAATTTAGTAACCGAAACTTCAGCAAAACATCACTGGCTTCATGAGGGATTTGCCACTTACTTTTCGTATTTGGCTCAAGAGCATTTATTTGGTACACCGTATTTTGAGCATCAGTTATTCTCGACTGCAGAAAGTTTAAAACTACGTTCAGACCAAGGAAAAGGTCAGCGTTTGTTTAATCCAAATGCTAATTCGCTTACATTTTATGAAAAAGGTGCATGGGCTCTTCACGCTTTGCGAAATCGAGTAGGAGATAAAGTCTTTTTTGAAGCGATTAGTCAGTATTTAGTTAATAATGCTTACAAGTCTGTCGAAACTGATGATTTCCTAGCTGAAGTTCAATCATTAACTCAAGTAAATTTAGCACAATTTAAACAAGATTGGCTGCTACAAAAGTCCTTTCCAGCTGAAGAAGCCCAACTCATTTTAACCAAATCTTCTTTTATTGAACAATTATTTGAGCTGAAGGCTTTGCGCGGGCTACCGGTTTCTGAAAAACAAAAGCAGTTAAAAGAAGCTTTATTAAGCAAACATATTGATTATTTTGGTCCCGAGGTGGCCTTGCAATTAACTAGCGATAAAAATTTAATTAATAACGAGTTACTTCAACTTGCACTAGAAACTAAACACTTAAAAACAAGACAAGTTCTTATTAAAAATATCAGTAAAATTCCAAGACAACTTCAGTTATCTTTTGAAGAATTACTTAAAGATGAATCTTACATCACGAGAGAGCACGCTTTGTTGAAGTTATGGCTCAATTTTCCTAAAAAAAGAAGCTTTTACCTTAAACAAACTAAAGGTCAAGACGGTAATATTCATTTAAATATGAAGTTATTACATTTAATGCTTTCAGCACTCAACAATCCAGATAATGCATACCAACCAGTCAGAGGTTTAGTAAATTATACGGTACCAGAAATGCCTTATCAAATCAAGCGACAAGCTTTTGTATATCTGTTTCAGCTTAATTATTTTGATGAGGAAAGTTTGGTTAATTTAAGTGAAGATTTAAATCATCCAGTTTGGCGATATAGAACTTTTGTAAAACAGTTATTTTCTGAAATAATAAAAGACAAGACGATCAAAGCTAGTATAAATCAACTCATGAATAATGGGAAGATCAAAAATGTATCGAAGCTCAAAGATTTATTAAAAAAATAG
- a CDS encoding potassium channel family protein — MLSVNKLIVAALSLFSIALLTMTFFLPEESEVNKLLHYYDFGLCIVFFYDFLKQFINSDQKLKYFFTYGWLDLLSSIPVIAEFRYVRIFRIFRVLRIIQSFRMLVKFIRSNRVASLYGLIIFMAVTIMIITSTLVLYFEKDSGNIKTAEDALWWSYVTITTVGYGDFYPVTSIGKLLSGILILTGIASFGAVISYITGRVDTIKAKGKHH; from the coding sequence ATGTTAAGTGTAAATAAACTTATAGTTGCAGCTTTATCTTTATTTAGCATCGCATTATTGACAATGACATTTTTTTTACCAGAAGAGTCAGAAGTCAATAAGCTCTTACATTATTACGACTTTGGTTTATGTATAGTTTTCTTTTACGATTTTTTAAAGCAGTTTATTAATAGTGACCAAAAGCTAAAGTATTTTTTTACCTATGGTTGGCTAGATTTATTATCCTCAATTCCTGTTATAGCTGAATTTAGATACGTAAGAATCTTTAGAATTTTTAGAGTCTTAAGAATTATTCAATCTTTTAGAATGTTAGTGAAGTTTATTCGTTCTAATAGAGTGGCAAGTTTATATGGCCTTATTATTTTTATGGCTGTAACAATTATGATAATCACTTCAACTTTAGTGTTATATTTTGAAAAAGATAGCGGTAATATTAAAACCGCTGAAGATGCGTTGTGGTGGAGTTATGTAACCATTACAACTGTTGGTTATGGCGACTTTTATCCAGTTACTTCAATAGGAAAGTTACTTTCAGGTATTTTAATTTTAACCGGAATTGCTTCTTTTGGAGCTGTAATTTCTTATATTACAGGCAGAGTAGACACAATAAAAGCAAAAGGTAAACATCATTAG
- the cdaA gene encoding diadenylate cyclase CdaA has translation MKFDFLEIGILDILDIVLVAIMLYYLYKLVRGSAAINIFIGIVIIYLLGKLTALLNMEMLSSVLGEFIGVGMIALVVVFQQEIRKFLLMLGSTNLTSKNIFLKSFNLNDTENDSKYLSEIIKAVKDLSKKRTGALMVFQRNTQLDFVKDSGDEMDILINKPILQSIFFKNSTLHDGAIIIEGNKITATRVILPVSNSREIPLRFGLRHRAAVGITEKTDALAIVVSEENGQVSYLKNGEFAIYDNYDDLMKKLKADLQ, from the coding sequence ATGAAGTTTGATTTTTTAGAAATAGGGATTTTAGACATTCTAGATATCGTTCTAGTCGCGATCATGCTATATTACTTGTATAAATTGGTACGTGGTTCGGCGGCTATAAATATTTTTATTGGTATTGTTATTATTTACCTTTTGGGTAAATTAACAGCATTGCTCAACATGGAAATGTTAAGCAGTGTTTTGGGAGAGTTTATCGGTGTTGGAATGATTGCCTTAGTGGTTGTTTTTCAACAAGAAATTCGTAAATTTTTACTAATGCTAGGATCAACAAATTTAACTAGTAAAAATATTTTTCTTAAATCATTTAATTTAAATGATACAGAAAATGACTCTAAATATCTTTCTGAAATTATAAAAGCAGTTAAAGACTTATCGAAGAAAAGAACTGGTGCTTTAATGGTTTTTCAAAGGAACACACAACTTGATTTTGTAAAAGACTCAGGTGATGAGATGGATATTTTAATCAATAAACCGATACTACAATCAATCTTTTTTAAAAATTCTACATTGCATGATGGAGCAATTATAATTGAAGGTAACAAAATAACAGCTACAAGAGTTATTTTACCTGTCTCAAATAGTCGTGAAATTCCTTTAAGGTTTGGTCTTCGTCATCGTGCTGCCGTTGGAATTACTGAAAAAACCGACGCCCTAGCTATTGTGGTTAGTGAAGAAAATGGTCAAGTTTCTTATCTTAAAAATGGCGAATTTGCCATTTATGATAATTATGATGACTTAATGAAAAAACTAAAGGCAGATTTGCAATAA
- a CDS encoding SulP family inorganic anion transporter, protein MKKVFNLFDFKQKVDYKIEIMSGLTVALALVPEAIAFALLAGLSPLTGLYAAFIMGLVTSILGGRPGMISGATGAVAVVFSGLIVTLKAANPNITIDEITQYVFVTVILAGIIQIIAGALKLGKLMRLVPHPVIFGFVNGLAIIIFMSQLPQFTVDSTIDDAPWMQGQQLYVFLGLVILTIIIIWGLPKLTKAFPAGLAAILVIFGIVYFFDIDTSTVGDIASVSGSFPIPSIPTIPFTLDTFITILPYSAIVAGVGLIESLLTLNIIDEITETRGHGNKEAVAQGTANVLSGFFLGMGGCAMLGQSLINISSGSRARLSGIVAALALLAFVMFGASIIEQLPMAALTGLMIMVAIGTFEWASLKTFKRMPKSDILVMVLVTGVTVVLHNLALAVLVGVIIAALVFAWDNAKRIRARKHIDENGVKHYEIYGPLFFGSTTVFNDKFDVLNDPDEVIIDFKESRVVDMSAIETLNKITERYMKVGKKVHLKHLSPDCRNLLKNAEEIIDVNVIEDPTYKVVSDQV, encoded by the coding sequence ATGAAAAAGGTATTCAATTTGTTTGATTTTAAACAAAAAGTTGATTACAAAATTGAAATAATGTCTGGCTTAACTGTTGCCTTAGCGCTTGTGCCAGAAGCAATTGCTTTTGCTTTATTAGCAGGCTTATCGCCACTAACAGGTCTTTATGCGGCTTTTATTATGGGTTTAGTTACCTCTATTTTAGGAGGAAGACCAGGCATGATTTCAGGAGCTACAGGTGCTGTTGCTGTTGTTTTTTCAGGACTTATTGTAACACTCAAGGCTGCTAACCCTAATATTACAATTGATGAAATTACACAATATGTTTTTGTTACGGTAATTCTGGCAGGTATCATTCAAATAATTGCTGGTGCCTTAAAACTAGGTAAACTCATGCGTTTAGTACCTCATCCTGTTATTTTTGGATTCGTTAATGGATTAGCTATAATCATTTTCATGTCTCAATTACCTCAGTTTACAGTTGATAGTACAATTGATGATGCGCCATGGATGCAAGGCCAACAGCTTTATGTGTTTTTAGGATTGGTAATTTTAACCATTATAATAATCTGGGGACTTCCAAAATTGACCAAAGCATTTCCAGCAGGACTTGCAGCTATTTTGGTAATTTTTGGTATCGTCTATTTTTTTGATATTGATACTTCAACCGTTGGAGATATTGCATCAGTTTCAGGAAGTTTTCCTATACCATCTATACCAACTATTCCGTTTACTTTAGATACGTTTATAACCATCTTACCTTATTCAGCCATTGTTGCTGGTGTAGGACTTATTGAGAGCTTACTTACCCTTAATATTATTGACGAAATCACCGAAACACGCGGCCATGGTAATAAAGAGGCTGTTGCTCAGGGAACAGCTAATGTGTTGTCTGGGTTCTTTTTAGGAATGGGCGGCTGCGCAATGTTAGGCCAAAGCTTGATAAATATTTCTTCCGGATCTAGAGCGAGATTATCTGGAATAGTTGCAGCATTAGCATTATTAGCGTTTGTAATGTTCGGCGCAAGTATAATTGAGCAACTTCCTATGGCTGCACTTACAGGACTTATGATTATGGTAGCGATAGGAACTTTTGAATGGGCAAGCTTAAAGACATTTAAGCGTATGCCTAAATCTGATATCTTGGTTATGGTTCTCGTTACAGGCGTAACAGTAGTTTTACATAATTTAGCCTTAGCTGTACTAGTTGGTGTTATTATAGCAGCTTTAGTTTTTGCTTGGGACAATGCTAAAAGAATTCGTGCTAGAAAGCATATTGATGAAAATGGCGTAAAACATTATGAAATTTACGGACCATTATTTTTTGGTTCAACAACTGTTTTTAACGATAAATTTGATGTTCTTAACGATCCTGATGAAGTTATTATTGACTTCAAAGAAAGTAGAGTAGTAGACATGTCAGCTATTGAAACTTTAAATAAAATCACTGAGCGCTACATGAAAGTTGGTAAAAAAGTCCATTTAAAACACCTTTCACCTGATTGTAGAAATTTATTAAAGAATGCAGAAGAAATCATCGACGTGAATGTTATTGAAGATCCAACTTATAAAGTTGTTTCTGACCAGGTTTAA
- a CDS encoding LysR substrate-binding domain-containing protein: MTITQLQYVLAVAEYKNFTKAAEKVFVTQPTLSMQVQKLEEELDVKIFNRSKKPIELTSVGVQIINQAKNIVNESNRITDIVEQQKGFIGGEFKIGIISTVMPTLLPMFLKNFVNKYPKVQLKIEEMTTDVIIDRIKEGHLDAGIAASPLDNDSIIEKPLYYEPFVAYIPPNHKFHQQDYINVNQLDPEEILLLEDGHCFKDSILNLCKNVSYVENTKAFHLESGSFETLTRLSDEGLGMTLLPYLHTIDLPDKQKQNLRYFEKPNPAREISIIHHKNELKSHLIDALRQVISGVVKGAIKFQDVKIISPLQKSKRH, from the coding sequence ATGACAATTACGCAACTTCAATATGTATTAGCCGTAGCTGAATACAAAAATTTTACAAAAGCAGCCGAAAAAGTATTTGTTACCCAACCAACTTTAAGCATGCAGGTTCAAAAGCTTGAAGAAGAGTTAGACGTAAAAATTTTTAACCGCTCAAAAAAACCTATTGAACTAACTTCAGTTGGTGTTCAAATCATTAATCAGGCTAAGAATATTGTTAATGAAAGTAATCGAATTACTGATATAGTTGAGCAGCAAAAAGGCTTTATTGGTGGCGAGTTTAAAATTGGTATTATTTCAACAGTAATGCCAACATTGCTTCCTATGTTTTTAAAGAATTTTGTTAACAAGTATCCAAAAGTTCAGCTCAAAATTGAAGAAATGACAACTGATGTCATTATAGATCGTATTAAAGAAGGTCACTTAGATGCAGGGATTGCTGCTTCACCTTTAGATAATGACTCTATTATTGAAAAGCCTTTATATTATGAGCCCTTTGTAGCTTATATTCCACCTAATCATAAGTTTCACCAGCAAGATTATATTAATGTTAATCAATTAGATCCTGAGGAAATTTTGCTCCTAGAAGATGGACATTGTTTTAAGGATAGTATTCTAAATCTATGTAAAAATGTAAGTTATGTTGAAAATACAAAGGCATTTCATCTTGAAAGTGGAAGTTTTGAAACCCTAACAAGACTTTCAGATGAAGGTTTAGGCATGACGCTTTTACCTTATTTACATACAATAGACTTACCAGATAAGCAAAAACAAAACCTTCGCTATTTTGAAAAACCTAACCCAGCTAGAGAAATAAGTATCATTCACCATAAAAATGAGCTGAAAAGTCATTTGATTGATGCTTTAAGGCAAGTCATTTCAGGTGTTGTTAAAGGTGCGATAAAGTTTCAAGACGTTAAAATAATTAGTCCACTCCAAAAATCAAAACGCCATTAA